The nucleotide sequence ACCTTCAGCCAGTACAACTTTCCACGCGTCGAAAAACACAACAACGTGTCGTGGGTGTTGGCAACGAACAGCTTGTCGACAAAATCCTCATCCTTGACCTGCGTCGCTGCTTTGCCACGACCGCCACGTCGCTGGGCCTGGTAGGTCCCAAGCGGCTGCGCCTTGGCATAGCCGGCATGCGACAGCGTTACCACCACGTCTTCCTCGGTGATCAGATCCTCAATGGTCAGGTCCGATTGTGTTTCGACGATTTCGGTACGACGCTCGTCCGAGTAGCTCTCGCGCGCTTCCGCTAACTCCTCGCTTATCACGCTGGTAAGCCGATCCGGGCTGTCGAGAATGTCAGTCAGGTTCTCGATCGTGGCGATAATGTTGCGATACTCTTCGACCAGCTTGTTCTGCTCAAGGCCGGTCAGCCGGTGCAGTCGCAATTCCAGGATCGCCTGGGCCTGAGTCTCGGAAAGCTTGTACTGGTCGCCCTGCAGCCCCCAGTCGCCGACTGAATTTTCCGGTCGCGTGAGCTCCTGGCCCGCACGCTTGAGCATGTCCGTTACTACACCCGGCTGCCAGCTGGCGGCAACCAGCGCTACCCTGGCATCGGCCGGTGTCTTCGACTTCTTGATCAAAGCGATGACCGGGTCGATATTGGCCAGCGCTACCGCCAGCCCCTCCAGCACGTGGGCGCGATCGCGCGCCTTGCGCAGGTCATAAATGGTACGCCGGGTGACCACCTCACGACGGTGCTGCAGAAACGCATCGAGCACTTCTTTCAGATTTAGCAGTCGTGGCTGCCCATGACTCAGCGCTACGATGTTGATGCCGAATACGCTCTGCATCATCGTCTGCTTGTACAGGTTGTTCAGTACGACATCGGCAACCTCGCCACGCTTGAGCTCGATCACCATGCGCATGCCGTCCTTGTCCGACTCGTCGCGCAGGTCAGAAATACCATCGAGTCGCTTCTCGCGCACCAGCTCGGCAATCTTCTCCAGCAACCGGGCTTTGTTAACCTGGTACGGCAGCTCGTTGACAATGATTGCCTGACGGTTGTTCTTGCGCTCTTCGATTTCCGTCCGTGCCCGGACGTAGATGCGGCCGCGCCCGGTCTTGTATGCCTCGACGATGCCACGCGCGCCGTTAATGATGCCGGCGGTTGGAAAATCCGGACCCGGCAGGTGCTGCATCAGTTCGGGCAGGCCGATGTCCGGGTTCTCCAGCAGCGCCAGCGTCGCATCGATGACTTCCCGCAGATTGTGCGGCGGGACGTTGGTGGCCATGCCAACTGCGATGCCCGATGAGCCATTGACCAGCAGGCTGGGGATACGGGTGGGCAGAACTGTCGGTTCCTGCTCCCTGGCATCGTAATTGGGGACAAAGTCGACTGTTTCCTTGTCGATGTCGGCCAGCAGTTCCGAGGCCAGCCTGGTCATCCGGCATTCGGTATAGCGATAGGCTGCCGGCGGATCGCCATCGATCGAGCCGAAGTTGCCCTGGCCGTCGATCAGCGTGTAACGCATCGAAAAGTCCTGCGCCATGCGCACCAGCGCATCGTACGTGGCGCCGTCTCCGTGCGGATGGTATTTACCCAGGACGTCACCGACGACGCGAGCGCACTTCACGTAAGGACGGTTCCAGGCATTGTTGTTCTCATGCATGGAGAACAGGATGCGGCGATGTACCGGCTTGAGACCGTCACGAACGTCCGGCAAAGCCCGCCCCACGATCACGCTCATCGCGTAATCGAGGTAGGACTGCTTCATCTCGTCTTCGAGATTTACCTGCAGTAATTCGCGTGCTGCATCAGTCATCGATCAATCTCTCCCCCTCGTGAGCCCGGCCGGGTTCACGCTGAGTGCCTGTTTATTCGCTGAATTTGCCCGCTGCTGCAACCGCCGACCGAGGGTGCAATCCCTTGCTGCTCGTCGTGTTGCGCCGGGCCGTTCCCCAGTGCTGGAAGGACGCCAAATCCCCTGTGTTTTTGCTGCCGCCCGAGGGCGTAAAACTATCCCCAAAGGATACCACAGAGGGCCGGTTTCGAGGACCTTTTTCACTCCCCACAAGGGTCAGTACTGGTCACTGCCAGCGCCTGAATGCATCATGTCGGTGGGCCGGGAAAGCCGGCAGCTCACTGGCAAACTCAATGAACGTCGATCCACAGGAAATCTCCAACTTCGAACAGGTCGCGGGCCGATGGTGGGAACCCGAGGGCGAATTCGCCCCGCTCCACGCGATTAATCCGCTACGCACCGGTTACATCGCCGAGCGCGCGGAGCTGGCCGGCTCACGCCTGATCGATATCGGCTGTGGCGGCGGGCTGTTGTGCGAATCGGTCAGCCGGCTTGGCGCGATCGCAACCGGTATCGATATGTCCGGCACCGCCCTGGCAGTGGCCAGGCAGCATGCTGCCGCCGGCGGGCTGACAATCGATTATCAGGAAACAACCGCCGAACAGGCGGCGGCCGAACAGCCATCAGGCTATGACGTGGTGACCTGTCTGGAGATGCTCGAGCACGTCCCTGATCCGGCGGGAATCGTTCAGGCGTGTGTAACGCTGGCAAAGCCCGGCGGGAATGTTTTTTTCTCGACCATTAACCGCAATCCCAAAGCCTGGTTGCTTGCAGTCGTTGGCGCCGAATACGTACTGAATATGATTCCGCGTGGAACCCATGACTACACGCGCTTTATCCGCCCGTCAGAGCTCGAAGCGTGGGCACGCGCCGCGGGGCTTGAACTGCGCGATATTACCGGGCTGCATTACAACCCGTTGACCCGACGGTATACTCTTGGCAGCAACGTAGACGTCAACTATCTGATGCACCTGCACAAGCCCGCCTCCCCCTCCCGGTGACAGCCAGGCACCAAATCGACGCCGTTCTGTTCGATCTCGACGGCACATTGCTCGATACCGCACCCGACATGGCGGCAGCGCTCAACCGGCTGT is from Gammaproteobacteria bacterium and encodes:
- the gyrA gene encoding DNA gyrase subunit A — protein: MTDAARELLQVNLEDEMKQSYLDYAMSVIVGRALPDVRDGLKPVHRRILFSMHENNNAWNRPYVKCARVVGDVLGKYHPHGDGATYDALVRMAQDFSMRYTLIDGQGNFGSIDGDPPAAYRYTECRMTRLASELLADIDKETVDFVPNYDAREQEPTVLPTRIPSLLVNGSSGIAVGMATNVPPHNLREVIDATLALLENPDIGLPELMQHLPGPDFPTAGIINGARGIVEAYKTGRGRIYVRARTEIEERKNNRQAIIVNELPYQVNKARLLEKIAELVREKRLDGISDLRDESDKDGMRMVIELKRGEVADVVLNNLYKQTMMQSVFGINIVALSHGQPRLLNLKEVLDAFLQHRREVVTRRTIYDLRKARDRAHVLEGLAVALANIDPVIALIKKSKTPADARVALVAASWQPGVVTDMLKRAGQELTRPENSVGDWGLQGDQYKLSETQAQAILELRLHRLTGLEQNKLVEEYRNIIATIENLTDILDSPDRLTSVISEELAEARESYSDERRTEIVETQSDLTIEDLITEEDVVVTLSHAGYAKAQPLGTYQAQRRGGRGKAATQVKDEDFVDKLFVANTHDTLLCFSTRGKLYWLKVYQVPQASRGARGRPIVNLLPLEADERITAVLPIRDYEPDRFITMATSKGTVKKTELQAFSRPRTNGIIAVALREDDALVDVEITEGNQQIMLFASNGKAIRFDAGDVRPMGRNAAGVRGIRLDGDDRVISLIVVEPDADEGEILIATAKGYGKRTLVTDFPSHRRGGQGVIAIQTTERNGVLVGAVHVSDDDEVMLISAGGTLVRTEVAGISRMGRNTQGVRLIRVQGDDALVGMERIDGLNGDSIEPATNDSTQE
- the ubiG gene encoding bifunctional 2-polyprenyl-6-hydroxyphenol methylase/3-demethylubiquinol 3-O-methyltransferase UbiG, with protein sequence MNVDPQEISNFEQVAGRWWEPEGEFAPLHAINPLRTGYIAERAELAGSRLIDIGCGGGLLCESVSRLGAIATGIDMSGTALAVARQHAAAGGLTIDYQETTAEQAAAEQPSGYDVVTCLEMLEHVPDPAGIVQACVTLAKPGGNVFFSTINRNPKAWLLAVVGAEYVLNMIPRGTHDYTRFIRPSELEAWARAAGLELRDITGLHYNPLTRRYTLGSNVDVNYLMHLHKPASPSR